From the Hymenobacter yonginensis genome, one window contains:
- a CDS encoding enoyl-CoA hydratase/isomerase family protein produces MASFENLLVELDAETGIQTITLNRPTKLNALNAATITEIGQAMQQALNDKAVRGIILTGSGDKAFVAGADIAELAAIPSEALARRASEQGQEVFCMIEESSKPVIAAVNGFALGGGCELAMACHMRIASDTARFGQPEVNLGLIPGYGGTQRLAQLIGKGKALELLLTADMVKADEALRLGLVNHVVPAAELLTFTRTLLSRILTKAPLALGLCIDSVNALYSDTRHGYQVEANAFGQCFASNDFKEGTQAFLEKRPAAFKGN; encoded by the coding sequence ATGGCTTCTTTCGAAAATCTGCTGGTTGAGCTCGACGCTGAAACCGGCATCCAGACCATCACGCTCAACCGCCCCACCAAGCTCAACGCCCTCAACGCCGCCACGATTACGGAAATCGGGCAGGCCATGCAGCAGGCCCTCAACGACAAGGCCGTGCGGGGCATCATCCTGACCGGCAGCGGCGACAAAGCCTTCGTGGCCGGCGCCGACATTGCCGAGCTGGCTGCCATTCCGAGCGAGGCGCTGGCCCGCCGGGCCTCCGAGCAGGGCCAGGAAGTGTTCTGCATGATTGAGGAAAGCTCCAAACCGGTTATTGCGGCCGTGAACGGGTTTGCGCTGGGTGGCGGCTGCGAGCTGGCCATGGCCTGCCACATGCGCATTGCCTCCGACACGGCGCGCTTCGGGCAGCCGGAAGTGAACCTGGGCCTGATTCCAGGCTACGGCGGCACCCAGCGGCTGGCCCAGCTCATCGGCAAAGGCAAGGCTCTGGAGCTACTGCTGACCGCCGACATGGTGAAGGCTGACGAGGCCCTGCGCCTGGGCCTCGTGAACCACGTGGTGCCCGCCGCCGAACTGCTGACCTTTACGCGGACTCTGCTGAGCCGCATCCTGACGAAAGCGCCCTTGGCCCTCGGCCTGTGCATCGACAGCGTGAATGCGCTGTACTCGGATACGCGCCACGGCTACCAGGTAGAAGCCAACGCCTTCGGGCAGTGCTTTGCGTCCAACGACTTCAAAGAGGGCACCCAGGCATTCCTGGAAAAACGGCCGGCCGCGTTCAAAGGCAATTAG
- the mscL gene encoding large conductance mechanosensitive channel protein MscL — MGFVSEFKEFISKGNVLDLAVGVIIGGAFGKIVTSLTDDILMPVLSILTGGMDFKDWFLALDGTTYKTLEDAKKAGAATINYGLFLNAVITFLLMAFAIFWIVKLANRFKKPQEVIVAEPGPTKDQALLMEIRDALRTRS, encoded by the coding sequence ATGGGCTTCGTCTCAGAATTCAAAGAATTTATTTCCAAGGGCAACGTGCTCGATCTGGCAGTGGGTGTGATTATCGGCGGGGCGTTCGGCAAGATCGTCACCTCGCTGACGGATGATATCCTGATGCCCGTGCTCAGCATCCTGACCGGCGGTATGGATTTCAAGGATTGGTTTCTGGCCCTCGACGGCACCACCTATAAAACGCTGGAAGACGCCAAAAAAGCAGGTGCTGCCACCATCAACTACGGCCTGTTTCTGAACGCCGTTATCACCTTCCTGCTGATGGCCTTTGCCATTTTCTGGATTGTGAAGCTGGCTAACCGCTTCAAAAAGCCGCAGGAGGTAATCGTGGCCGAGCCCGGCCCAACGAAAGACCAAGCGCTGCTGATGGAAATCCGCGACGCGCTGCGCACCCGCAGCTAG